A region of Flocculibacter collagenilyticus DNA encodes the following proteins:
- a CDS encoding dipeptidyl-peptidase 3 family protein has protein sequence MKLSKIAIAMTLASGVFITACSPNNKNEENTANTSISATAEQHNKNPAPKKENAADSLGLKAEFEDRLNIYKSVTLSASLSSLSDNQKKMLAKLIDASKIMDDLFWKQSFSQNKQDFLDKVVDPEVRNFAAINYGPWDRLAGDEAFLHGFEEKPLGAQFYPSDMTKEEFEAADFADKKGLYSIVERDKNGKLISVPYSQKYKTELKQAADLLKQAAKLADDKSFANYLNMRAEALVTDQYQASDMAWMDMKTNPIDVVIGPIETYEDQLFGYRTAFESYVLVKDLSWSEKLEKFAAFLPELQRNLPVKEQYKTETPGSDADLNAYDVIYYAGHSNAGSKTIAINLPNDEQVQLEKGTRRLQLKNAMRAKFDEILMPIADELIVPEQRKHITFNAFFANTMFHEVAHGLGIKNTINDKGMVRQALKEHASALEEGKADVLGLYMISQLLDKGAITEGKLEDYYVTFMAGIFRSVRFGASSAHGKANMIRFNFFNQHGAFSRDENGLYKVNMEKMQDAVNALSSLILTLQGDGNYDGVAQLVKDKGEIKPALASDLERLAKAKIPVDITFEQGKEVLGLK, from the coding sequence ATGAAATTGTCAAAAATTGCTATCGCAATGACGCTGGCCTCAGGCGTATTTATTACAGCGTGTTCACCAAATAATAAAAACGAAGAAAACACAGCAAACACGAGTATAAGTGCAACGGCCGAACAACATAATAAAAATCCTGCCCCAAAAAAAGAGAATGCAGCAGACAGCCTGGGGTTAAAGGCAGAATTCGAAGACCGCTTAAACATATATAAGTCAGTCACACTTTCTGCATCATTATCAAGCTTAAGTGACAATCAGAAGAAAATGTTGGCAAAGCTAATTGATGCCTCAAAAATTATGGATGATTTATTCTGGAAACAATCTTTTAGCCAAAACAAACAAGACTTTTTAGACAAAGTAGTCGATCCTGAAGTGCGTAACTTTGCCGCTATTAACTACGGCCCTTGGGATAGATTGGCTGGCGATGAAGCATTTTTGCATGGTTTTGAAGAGAAACCACTTGGCGCTCAATTCTATCCTTCAGATATGACTAAAGAAGAATTTGAAGCCGCTGACTTTGCTGACAAAAAAGGCTTATATTCAATTGTTGAACGTGACAAAAATGGCAAGCTTATCAGCGTACCTTATTCACAAAAATACAAGACAGAACTTAAGCAAGCTGCCGACTTATTAAAGCAAGCTGCTAAGCTAGCTGATGATAAATCATTTGCAAACTATCTAAACATGCGTGCGGAAGCGCTTGTTACAGACCAATATCAAGCATCTGATATGGCATGGATGGACATGAAAACCAACCCAATTGATGTGGTGATTGGTCCAATTGAAACATACGAAGATCAGTTATTCGGCTACCGTACTGCATTTGAATCTTATGTACTTGTTAAAGATCTTAGTTGGAGTGAAAAACTAGAAAAGTTTGCCGCTTTCTTACCTGAGCTACAACGCAACTTACCTGTAAAAGAGCAATACAAAACTGAAACACCGGGCTCTGATGCTGATCTAAATGCTTATGATGTTATTTACTATGCAGGACATTCAAATGCAGGCAGTAAAACTATTGCTATTAACCTGCCAAATGACGAACAAGTGCAATTAGAAAAAGGCACTCGTCGCTTACAGCTTAAAAATGCCATGCGCGCTAAATTTGACGAAATTTTAATGCCAATTGCAGACGAGTTAATTGTGCCTGAACAGCGTAAGCACATCACCTTTAATGCATTTTTTGCTAATACTATGTTCCACGAAGTCGCTCATGGCTTAGGGATCAAAAATACAATTAATGACAAAGGCATGGTTCGCCAAGCATTAAAAGAACATGCATCGGCATTAGAAGAAGGTAAAGCAGATGTACTGGGCCTTTATATGATTTCTCAATTGCTAGACAAAGGCGCAATCACTGAAGGTAAACTAGAAGACTACTACGTTACTTTTATGGCTGGCATATTCCGCTCAGTGCGTTTTGGTGCTAGCTCTGCTCACGGTAAAGCAAACATGATCCGCTTTAACTTCTTTAATCAACATGGCGCTTTTAGCCGCGATGAAAATGGATTATACAAAGTTAATATGGAAAAAATGCAGGATGCTGTTAACGCCCTATCAAGCTTGATTCTAACCTTACAAGGGGACGGAAATTATGATGGCGTTGCACAGTTGGTAAAAGATAAAG
- a CDS encoding HDOD domain-containing protein — protein MSTENALLTILVEKINNDAIVLPTLPQIAVKVRQTADDPDVNLNQIGDVISQDPALSARMIKVANSAFMGRSVKVESLNQAVTRIGLKQIKNIVTAMAMEQLFESKNPMVKTYLDKSWQKTVDAAAVAITMLQLYLREHKHTSLNLDTITLAALVHNIGVLPILTEAENHEDVFANPEFIEQAIKNLAGKIGGAIMREWGFKEDFVVVAECWRDMDYQPDEVAYVDFVRLGAMSIGVMKKKDNEQLMQTCIEKGVISSPSVFEDDDFKTLLADVRSVFA, from the coding sequence ATGTCGACAGAAAATGCGCTACTTACGATTTTGGTAGAAAAAATTAATAACGATGCAATAGTATTGCCTACATTGCCGCAAATTGCGGTAAAAGTAAGACAGACCGCCGATGATCCAGATGTAAACTTAAATCAAATTGGTGATGTAATTAGTCAAGACCCAGCACTATCGGCTCGCATGATTAAGGTAGCAAACAGTGCGTTTATGGGGCGTTCGGTAAAAGTTGAGTCGCTTAATCAAGCAGTAACTCGCATTGGTTTGAAGCAAATTAAAAATATTGTTACTGCGATGGCGATGGAGCAATTGTTTGAATCAAAAAATCCCATGGTAAAAACCTATTTAGATAAGTCATGGCAGAAAACAGTCGATGCCGCTGCCGTGGCGATTACAATGCTACAGCTGTATTTGCGTGAACATAAACATACATCCTTAAACTTAGACACCATTACGCTTGCAGCGTTAGTGCATAATATTGGTGTGTTACCGATTCTTACCGAAGCCGAAAACCATGAAGATGTATTCGCTAACCCAGAGTTTATTGAGCAAGCAATTAAAAATTTAGCAGGTAAAATTGGTGGCGCTATCATGCGTGAATGGGGCTTTAAAGAAGACTTTGTAGTAGTGGCGGAATGCTGGCGTGACATGGATTATCAGCCTGATGAAGTAGCCTACGTTGACTTTGTTAGATTAGGCGCAATGAGTATTGGCGTAATGAAAAAGAAAGACAACGAGCAATTAATGCAAACGTGCATTGAAAAAGGGGTCATTAGTTCACCTAGTGTATTTGAAGACGATGATTTCAAGACGTTATTAGCTGATGTAAGAAGCGTATTTGCGTAA
- the rdgC gene encoding recombination-associated protein RdgC, translating into MWFSNLYFYRFTKPFELSADELDKRLEANIFSPCGSQDIAKFGWVNALGKYGQTLSHSAAGNLLLCAKREEKILPTAVINDMLAEKVEAIELKESRPVKKKEKDTLKEDIIHQLLPRAFSKSSLLYGYIAPQHDLLVINSSSATKAEEFMAMLRKCVGTLPVVPVQPEQPLSIMMTDWLKSQNLPAGYEFGSDAELKSTDEEEAVVKYKQQDLGSDEIQLHIEHNKLVTKLALLWHDNVNFMLADDFSLKRIKFTDLLKEQNEDIPKEDMATKLDADFALMSGEINMLLNELIEITGAKEVDITA; encoded by the coding sequence ATGTGGTTTTCAAATCTTTACTTTTACCGTTTTACTAAACCATTTGAATTATCTGCTGACGAGCTAGATAAACGACTTGAAGCAAATATTTTTTCACCTTGTGGTAGCCAAGATATCGCAAAGTTTGGCTGGGTTAATGCGTTAGGAAAATACGGACAAACTTTATCTCACTCTGCTGCGGGTAACTTATTGTTATGTGCAAAACGAGAAGAAAAAATTCTACCTACCGCAGTTATCAATGATATGCTCGCCGAAAAAGTAGAAGCGATTGAATTAAAAGAGAGCCGCCCTGTTAAAAAGAAAGAAAAAGACACATTAAAAGAAGACATTATTCACCAACTTCTGCCACGTGCTTTTTCTAAATCTAGCTTGTTATATGGCTATATAGCTCCTCAGCATGATTTACTTGTGATAAACAGCTCTAGCGCGACTAAAGCGGAAGAGTTTATGGCCATGTTGCGCAAATGTGTAGGTACATTACCCGTAGTGCCCGTTCAACCAGAGCAACCGTTATCCATTATGATGACAGACTGGTTAAAGTCTCAAAACTTACCAGCCGGATATGAATTTGGCAGTGATGCAGAATTAAAGTCTACTGACGAAGAAGAAGCTGTGGTTAAATATAAACAGCAAGATTTGGGCTCTGATGAAATTCAGTTGCACATTGAACACAATAAACTTGTTACTAAACTAGCACTACTTTGGCATGACAATGTGAACTTTATGCTAGCTGATGACTTCTCGTTAAAACGCATTAAATTTACTGACTTGCTGAAAGAGCAAAATGAGGATATCCCTAAAGAGGATATGGCCACAAAACTGGATGCTGACTTTGCGCTAATGTCTGGCGAAATTAATATGCTATTAAATGAGTTAATTGAAATTACCGGCGCTAAAGAAGTCGATATTACAGCTTAA
- a CDS encoding ATP-binding protein — MQLTSLSKKLLTNVLSVYFILTLVVTCGQIFAEYFNTKNHISGELNTLQKTFSGSLTRAIWELNEQQALTIAEGLLAIPMIEGVVVRDDNGVVMWQLGRTLETEYYSSKSLANEGVTLEDPTSGLFGYTFPLIFEFSERATLVGDVSLFSSRDIVVDRILVSIYFMIGNAMIKTTFLILLFLLAFRRLLTEPLKEITGQIEELEMDHLEGTQLVVHTDEYNELKIIEQAFNKLIGKVLEYKDDLESTQRKLLQSNEQLDQQNITLEQEVARKTSTLSQAMMDLQQQKFELEKNQKDLHSEIDLRSKRENELTDKQAELEKTVEDLKRAQDRLVQSEKMAALGGLVAGITHDVNTPVGIGVTATSYLDERLQVIDREFKDKKLTAVQMEAFIDDAKQSVQLLSTNLQRASELIASFKQIAVDQTSEAVRMINMKQYVEEIIRSLRPKLKKTKHHITLNCPEKLQLSLPAGAISQIFTNLILNSLIHGFEGKEEGRIEIEIAEINEHIEIKYTDDGNGLNPKQLSKLFDPFFTTKREQGGSGLGTHIIYNLVRQSLNGEITAESEPKKGLTYHIIIPKKQN; from the coding sequence ATGCAATTGACGAGTCTGTCTAAAAAACTACTTACAAACGTATTATCTGTGTATTTTATTCTTACACTTGTCGTAACCTGCGGACAAATTTTTGCTGAATATTTCAATACTAAAAACCATATTTCTGGTGAATTAAATACCTTACAAAAAACATTTAGTGGCAGTTTAACGCGCGCAATATGGGAACTAAACGAGCAACAAGCATTAACAATTGCTGAAGGCTTACTCGCAATTCCTATGATTGAAGGGGTTGTTGTTAGAGATGATAACGGTGTAGTCATGTGGCAATTAGGCCGCACCTTGGAAACCGAATACTACAGCAGTAAAAGTCTTGCGAATGAAGGTGTCACACTAGAAGATCCAACCTCTGGGCTATTTGGCTATACCTTTCCACTTATTTTTGAATTTTCTGAACGCGCAACGTTAGTTGGCGATGTATCTCTATTTTCAAGTAGAGACATTGTTGTCGATCGCATATTAGTTAGTATTTATTTTATGATTGGTAATGCCATGATTAAAACAACCTTTCTGATCTTACTATTTTTACTTGCATTCAGAAGGCTATTAACCGAGCCACTTAAAGAAATAACAGGACAAATTGAAGAGCTTGAAATGGATCATTTGGAAGGCACGCAATTAGTTGTGCATACTGATGAATATAACGAGCTAAAAATTATTGAGCAAGCATTCAATAAATTGATTGGTAAAGTGCTGGAATATAAAGACGACTTGGAAAGCACTCAGCGTAAGTTATTACAAAGTAATGAACAGTTAGATCAACAGAACATCACGCTGGAACAAGAGGTAGCACGCAAAACATCGACACTCAGCCAAGCCATGATGGATTTACAACAGCAAAAGTTTGAGCTAGAAAAAAATCAAAAAGATTTACACAGCGAAATAGATTTACGCTCTAAACGTGAAAATGAACTAACCGATAAACAGGCCGAACTAGAAAAAACAGTAGAAGACTTAAAACGCGCTCAAGACCGCTTAGTACAGTCAGAAAAAATGGCCGCACTAGGAGGGTTAGTAGCAGGCATCACTCATGACGTGAATACACCCGTGGGAATTGGAGTAACAGCTACATCCTACTTAGATGAACGCTTACAGGTAATTGACCGCGAGTTTAAAGATAAAAAACTAACTGCCGTGCAAATGGAAGCTTTTATTGATGATGCCAAACAAAGCGTGCAACTTTTATCAACTAACTTGCAACGCGCTTCCGAGTTAATTGCAAGCTTCAAACAAATAGCGGTGGATCAAACAAGTGAAGCAGTTCGCATGATTAACATGAAGCAATATGTTGAGGAAATCATTCGTTCTCTGCGTCCTAAACTAAAGAAAACCAAACACCATATTACGTTAAATTGTCCTGAAAAATTACAGTTAAGCTTACCAGCTGGTGCCATTTCGCAAATCTTCACCAACCTTATTTTAAACTCATTAATTCATGGCTTTGAAGGTAAAGAAGAGGGACGCATTGAAATTGAAATCGCTGAAATTAATGAACATATTGAGATTAAGTACACAGACGATGGCAATGGCTTAAATCCAAAGCAATTATCTAAATTATTCGACCCTTTCTTTACCACTAAACGCGAACAAGGTGGCAGTGGTTTAGGTACTCATATTATCTATAATTTAGTTAGACAGTCACTTAATGGTGAGATAACGGCTGAAAGTGAACCTAAGAAAGGGTTAACCTACCACATCATTATTCCTAAAAAGCAAAACTAA
- a CDS encoding peroxiredoxin-like family protein, with protein sequence MRKATTYLFGNVIGFIIILLSFNVHAQQAAFNIYDSPTDIKPLLPGMTVENICLPDSNNKKSCLHDMFANKSTVLIVYRGGWCPYCNAQLNRLQKIESDLVAMGYQLIGVAPESAPNQNKTKAKSELKYQLLADNQLTLAKSLGLAYFLDDKTAQMYRSRLGVDFVDIKNDSRVALPVPAVFIIDRQGLVHFQYANPNYKVRLNEQLLLDAAKYALQDMR encoded by the coding sequence ATGAGAAAGGCGACGACCTACCTGTTTGGAAATGTAATTGGTTTTATAATTATTTTACTGTCATTTAATGTGCATGCGCAGCAAGCAGCGTTTAACATTTATGATAGTCCAACAGATATTAAACCGTTGTTACCGGGAATGACAGTTGAGAATATTTGCTTACCCGACAGTAATAATAAAAAAAGTTGCCTGCACGACATGTTCGCTAATAAGTCAACAGTGTTAATTGTGTATCGTGGTGGGTGGTGCCCTTACTGCAACGCACAACTTAATCGGTTGCAAAAAATAGAATCGGATTTGGTGGCAATGGGATACCAGTTAATAGGCGTAGCACCTGAAAGTGCGCCCAATCAGAACAAAACAAAAGCTAAAAGTGAATTAAAGTATCAATTATTAGCAGATAACCAATTAACTCTCGCTAAATCGCTAGGCTTAGCCTACTTTTTAGATGATAAAACAGCACAAATGTACCGTTCTCGTTTAGGTGTGGACTTTGTTGATATTAAAAATGACAGCCGGGTTGCTTTACCAGTGCCAGCAGTCTTTATTATTGATAGGCAAGGGCTAGTACATTTTCAATATGCAAATCCAAATTATAAAGTTAGACTGAACGAGCAACTGTTATTAGACGCTGCTAAGTATGCATTACAAGACATGAGATAA
- a CDS encoding response regulator, with product MALPILICDDSNMARKQVKKSLPADWDVDISMATNGQEAVDILRSKEIGVLFLDLTMPVLDGVGVLEVVKKDQMDCFVVVISADIQPEMKKKVMSLGALAFIQKPVNAEKLHEILKLYGLI from the coding sequence ATGGCGTTACCTATTTTAATTTGTGACGATTCAAATATGGCACGTAAGCAAGTTAAGAAGAGCTTGCCAGCAGATTGGGACGTAGATATTTCTATGGCAACCAATGGGCAAGAAGCTGTGGATATTTTACGCTCGAAAGAAATCGGCGTGTTATTTTTAGATTTAACAATGCCAGTGCTTGATGGCGTTGGTGTGTTAGAGGTGGTTAAAAAAGACCAAATGGACTGCTTTGTGGTTGTTATTTCTGCTGACATTCAGCCGGAAATGAAAAAGAAAGTGATGTCGTTAGGTGCGCTTGCATTTATTCAAAAACCCGTTAATGCCGAGAAGTTACACGAAATTCTCAAATTGTATGGATTAATTTAA